In Panacibacter ginsenosidivorans, the following proteins share a genomic window:
- a CDS encoding imelysin family protein gives MKKTFLALSIAVTVIFAACNKAPQAIPQTDDFATLEQTVLTDFTNNIALSGYLNLSVKAMQLNTALQNLNANTTEVNLATARQAWKDMRTVWEQCESFLFGPVEDNDYDPNMDTWPTDYQQMDALLASANSLTVSDIQGLTLSLRGYHPIEYIIFGNHGSRTAAEITTRQKEYMMSLSTDLSNTCNDLYLSWASAPENFAQQVITAGTGSTKYAKKQEVYIALVDGLTGICEEVGEGKMKEPFDAKDAQLVESPYSGNSTIDFKNNIIGIQNVYLGLNGGKGLKDLVAAKNKSLDNTIQNEITAAINSFDNISGYYEDAIITTDGRVKIQATMDVLATLKETLENDLKPFIVQYILD, from the coding sequence ATGAAGAAAACATTTCTCGCATTAAGCATAGCAGTAACTGTAATTTTTGCTGCCTGTAATAAAGCACCACAAGCCATACCGCAAACAGATGATTTTGCTACGCTTGAACAAACAGTGCTAACAGACTTCACCAATAACATAGCGCTGAGTGGTTATTTAAATCTTAGTGTTAAAGCAATGCAGTTAAATACGGCATTGCAAAATCTTAATGCAAATACTACGGAAGTAAATCTTGCCACAGCAAGACAGGCATGGAAAGATATGCGTACCGTGTGGGAACAATGCGAAAGTTTTTTGTTTGGCCCTGTTGAAGATAATGACTACGATCCCAACATGGATACATGGCCAACAGATTACCAGCAGATGGATGCATTGCTGGCAAGTGCAAATTCGCTTACAGTAAGCGATATACAAGGTCTTACTTTATCCCTGCGTGGTTATCATCCTATTGAATATATCATCTTTGGAAACCATGGAAGCCGCACTGCTGCTGAGATAACAACACGACAGAAAGAATATATGATGAGTTTATCAACTGATCTTAGCAACACCTGTAATGACCTGTACTTAAGTTGGGCTTCTGCTCCTGAAAACTTTGCACAGCAGGTTATTACTGCGGGAACTGGCAGCACAAAGTATGCAAAGAAACAGGAAGTGTATATAGCACTGGTTGATGGCCTGACCGGTATTTGCGAAGAAGTAGGCGAAGGCAAAATGAAGGAGCCTTTTGATGCAAAAGATGCGCAGTTGGTAGAATCTCCTTATTCAGGAAACTCAACAATAGATTTTAAGAATAATATCATCGGGATACAGAATGTATATCTTGGTTTAAATGGTGGCAAAGGTTTGAAAGATCTTGTTGCTGCAAAAAATAAATCATTAGACAATACTATTCAAAATGAGATAACGGCAGCGATCAATTCTTTTGATAATATTTCTGGTTATTATGAAGATGCGATCATTACTACTGATGGCCGTGTAAAGATCCAGGCAACGATGGATGTACTGGCTACATTAAAAGAAACATTGGAGAATGATCTGAAGCCTTTTATTGTGCAGTATATATTGGATTAG
- a CDS encoding di-heme oxidoreductase family protein, which yields MKKIWVIGIVVVSISGFTMCNKADVFPDAGYDERLSAGLATVFDETSKAFSHAVEGLSDRDMEVHELGDAAFEQTFVSAPAPVNSGLGPVFNNVSCISCHHNDGKGTPTAGFSTSSMLFRISIPGADEYGGPLAAIGYGGQLQDQAVFGKQPEVHVDINYNDKEINYPDGSSVVLRDPVYTITQSYLLLPAGHMLSPRMAPPVFGTGLLELIPESTILSFADENDKDGDGISGKPNYVYNAYTKETELGRFGLKANNPNLLVQVAGAYNQDMGITSYVFPQESSYGQAQSDAYKDDPELADSILNEVAFYVKTLAVPARRNVTDVTIKEGEQLFNQINCTGCHKQTMQTGVDVTIRQLSNQRIHPYTDLLLHDMGDGLADNRPDFLADGKEWRTTPLWGIGLFQKTNGIPYFLHDGRARTLEEAILWHGGEAEKSKNAFMQLTKTERDKIIKFLNSL from the coding sequence ATGAAAAAAATTTGGGTCATCGGTATTGTGGTGGTGAGCATTAGTGGATTTACTATGTGCAATAAAGCCGATGTATTTCCTGATGCCGGTTATGATGAGAGGCTAAGCGCCGGGCTTGCTACTGTATTTGATGAAACATCCAAAGCTTTTTCTCATGCAGTGGAAGGATTGAGTGACCGTGATATGGAAGTGCATGAGTTAGGTGATGCTGCGTTTGAACAAACTTTTGTAAGTGCACCTGCGCCTGTAAACAGCGGACTTGGCCCCGTGTTTAATAATGTATCCTGTATATCTTGTCACCACAACGATGGGAAAGGTACGCCCACAGCGGGTTTCAGCACCTCGTCTATGTTGTTTAGAATAAGCATCCCGGGTGCAGATGAATATGGTGGACCGTTAGCAGCAATTGGTTATGGTGGTCAATTGCAGGACCAGGCTGTGTTTGGTAAACAACCCGAAGTACATGTTGATATCAACTATAATGATAAAGAAATTAATTACCCTGATGGCAGCAGTGTTGTGTTGCGTGACCCGGTTTATACTATTACGCAGTCTTATTTATTACTGCCTGCCGGTCATATGTTATCGCCACGTATGGCGCCGCCTGTATTTGGTACGGGCTTGCTTGAACTGATACCTGAAAGCACCATTCTTTCTTTTGCGGATGAGAACGATAAAGATGGTGATGGCATAAGCGGTAAACCAAATTATGTGTACAATGCATACACAAAAGAAACTGAATTGGGAAGGTTTGGTTTGAAAGCAAACAATCCCAATTTATTGGTTCAGGTTGCGGGTGCATATAACCAGGACATGGGTATTACGAGTTATGTTTTTCCGCAGGAAAGCAGTTATGGACAAGCGCAATCCGATGCATATAAAGATGATCCTGAATTGGCAGATAGTATTTTAAATGAAGTTGCATTTTATGTAAAAACACTGGCAGTTCCTGCAAGAAGAAATGTTACAGATGTAACCATAAAAGAAGGCGAACAATTATTTAATCAGATAAATTGTACGGGTTGTCATAAGCAGACAATGCAAACCGGTGTTGATGTAACGATCAGGCAATTAAGCAATCAGCGCATACATCCTTACACTGATCTTTTGTTGCATGATATGGGTGATGGCCTTGCAGATAACCGGCCCGATTTTCTTGCCGATGGTAAAGAGTGGCGTACTACTCCTTTATGGGGAATAGGATTGTTTCAGAAGACAAATGGTATTCCTTATTTTTTACACGATGGCCGTGCAAGAACATTGGAAGAAGCCATTCTCTGGCATGGCGGCGAAGCAGAAAAAAGTAAAAATGCATTTATGCAGTTAACAAAAACAGAAAGAGATAAGATCATTAAGTTTTTGAATTCCCTGTAA
- a CDS encoding class I SAM-dependent DNA methyltransferase, with protein MNTREAYNTWAEQYDTNINKTRDLEAQALRTTLGAIPFDKCLEIGCGTGKNTEWLITKAKHITAVDLSEEMLAKAKAKINNSNVEFIQADVTAEWSFGKQQYDLVTFSLVLEHIENLDAIFEKVAATLTEGGYVYVGELHPFKQYNGSKARFETSDGVTIVPCYDHHVSDFMLAAKQNGLVLVDINEYFDDNDRNTIPRILNILFKKA; from the coding sequence ATGAATACAAGAGAAGCGTACAACACGTGGGCAGAACAATACGACACGAACATAAATAAAACAAGAGACCTTGAAGCACAGGCGCTGCGTACAACACTTGGCGCAATTCCTTTTGATAAATGTTTGGAGATTGGTTGTGGCACAGGAAAGAATACAGAATGGTTGATAACAAAAGCAAAGCACATAACAGCTGTTGATCTCTCAGAGGAAATGCTGGCAAAAGCAAAAGCAAAGATCAACAATAGTAATGTTGAATTTATACAGGCAGATGTCACTGCTGAATGGTCATTTGGAAAACAACAGTATGACCTGGTAACATTCAGTCTTGTACTCGAGCATATCGAAAACCTTGATGCGATCTTTGAAAAAGTTGCAGCAACATTAACTGAAGGTGGATATGTTTATGTTGGGGAATTACATCCTTTCAAACAATATAATGGCAGCAAAGCAAGGTTTGAGACATCAGATGGTGTTACTATTGTGCCATGTTATGATCACCATGTATCAGATTTTATGCTGGCCGCTAAACAAAATGGCCTGGTACTGGTTGATATAAATGAATATTTTGATGACAATGATAGAAATACAATACCAAGGATATTAAACATTCTTTTTAAAAAGGCCTGA
- a CDS encoding Lcl C-terminal domain-containing protein, with protein MKTSMKTTLAAIILLSVVACKKESIHTNTGLAAADASKSVQALVIGQDYQGGIIIYIDTSGAHGLIAAKTDQSLGATWYNGVYGITGATGKIIGTGPANTRKIVKAQGTTGVYAARVCAQLKVDVYNDWYLPSKNELAEVYKQKAIIGAGNFVYWSSTEVDGNIAWAQNFSTGGRKQSDKSKIYHVRAVRTF; from the coding sequence ATGAAAACATCAATGAAAACCACTCTCGCAGCTATTATTTTGCTGTCGGTTGTTGCCTGTAAAAAAGAAAGTATTCATACCAATACCGGTCTTGCTGCTGCAGATGCAAGTAAATCAGTGCAGGCACTTGTGATCGGGCAGGATTACCAGGGTGGCATTATAATTTATATAGACACATCGGGTGCACACGGACTAATTGCAGCAAAAACAGATCAAAGCCTCGGTGCTACCTGGTACAATGGTGTGTACGGCATTACCGGTGCAACAGGAAAAATTATTGGAACAGGCCCGGCTAATACCCGAAAAATCGTAAAAGCACAAGGCACCACAGGTGTGTATGCAGCCAGGGTATGTGCACAACTAAAAGTTGATGTCTATAATGATTGGTACCTGCCTTCTAAAAATGAACTTGCTGAAGTATATAAACAAAAAGCGATTATTGGAGCAGGCAATTTTGTATATTGGAGCTCAACTGAAGTTGATGGAAATATTGCATGGGCGCAAAACTTTTCTACAGGCGGCCGCAAACAAAGTGACAAAAGTAAAATTTACCATGTGCGTGCTGTAAGAACTTTTTAG
- a CDS encoding FAD-binding oxidoreductase, with protein sequence MENTSVKIIAVRNVTHNVRSFTVEKPAGFTYQPGQATELSVLKPGWEKEKRPFTFTSLPNGDHLEFTIKCYTDHDGVTNQLSKAQAGDMLEISDAWGAIEYKGEGVFIAGGAGVTPFIAILRYLHAENKIGNNQLFFSNRTLKDIILKEEFEKMLGINFINIITEENSEAYMHGRIDKTFLHQNITNFNQPFYVCGPDAFTADILNALKESGAHPDSLVFEK encoded by the coding sequence ATGGAAAACACTTCTGTAAAAATAATAGCTGTAAGAAATGTTACACATAATGTAAGGTCTTTTACTGTTGAAAAGCCCGCTGGCTTTACTTATCAGCCCGGGCAGGCTACCGAGCTTTCTGTTTTAAAACCAGGCTGGGAAAAAGAAAAACGGCCATTTACTTTTACGTCTTTGCCCAACGGTGATCATCTTGAATTTACCATAAAATGCTATACCGATCATGATGGTGTTACCAACCAGCTTTCAAAAGCACAAGCAGGCGATATGCTCGAAATTAGCGATGCCTGGGGTGCTATTGAATACAAAGGCGAGGGTGTGTTTATTGCAGGCGGCGCCGGAGTTACACCGTTCATTGCTATACTGCGTTATTTGCATGCCGAAAATAAAATCGGCAATAACCAACTTTTCTTTTCTAACCGAACATTGAAAGATATTATACTTAAAGAAGAGTTTGAAAAGATGCTTGGCATCAATTTTATTAATATCATTACAGAAGAAAATTCTGAAGCATACATGCACGGCAGGATAGATAAGACTTTCCTGCATCAGAACATAACCAATTTCAATCAGCCTTTTTATGTGTGCGGCCCCGATGCCTTTACCGCCGATATTTTAAATGCTTTAAAAGAATCCGGTGCACATCCTGATAGTTTGGTTTTTGAAAAATAG
- a CDS encoding acyltransferase family protein, which translates to MQAKSTLYFKGLNGLRFMAALLVVFAHVPTFITKTSNPNIYDFRPFSFFSNGGLAVDFFFVLSGFLITSLLLKEHEESGTISVKRFYIRRMLRIWPLYYLIVFIAFAVFPILANIFHLRPDPGLSVPQLLMYILLLPNFTFIFGPRILLFPLWSIGVEEQFYLIIAPVIKYKKKSLALIFATVIIVKLFLNFFAGQVTPATTATIIILDLRFEAICIGCLGAIFIRSRYKYLLDKLFGLPLQLLFFGILFAVLFFNKTLPAAGIPVISPLFSVLTNRIYNGVPMGIVFLYVILCVSLNKRSIIKTGGKTFELLGNISYGMYMYHVMTCFVVIGIMKRFFLDIPVTTATIMCYLLCVFFTMLVAYLSYVFFEKRFLNLKKKFENA; encoded by the coding sequence ATGCAGGCTAAATCTACATTATATTTCAAAGGATTAAACGGGCTTCGTTTCATGGCAGCATTACTGGTAGTTTTTGCGCATGTGCCCACTTTTATTACTAAAACTTCAAATCCAAATATTTACGATTTCAGGCCGTTCTCATTTTTCAGCAATGGTGGTCTGGCTGTAGATTTCTTTTTTGTGCTTAGCGGTTTTCTTATCACTTCTTTATTATTAAAAGAGCACGAAGAATCAGGCACCATCAGCGTTAAACGATTTTACATCAGAAGAATGCTGCGTATATGGCCACTGTATTATCTTATAGTATTTATTGCTTTTGCTGTTTTCCCCATACTGGCCAACATATTTCATTTAAGACCAGACCCTGGTCTAAGTGTTCCTCAATTGCTTATGTATATTTTATTGCTGCCCAATTTCACTTTTATTTTTGGGCCACGTATTTTATTGTTCCCGCTATGGTCCATTGGTGTAGAAGAGCAATTCTACCTGATAATAGCGCCGGTTATAAAATACAAAAAGAAAAGCCTTGCTCTCATCTTTGCAACTGTTATTATTGTCAAGTTGTTTTTGAATTTTTTTGCCGGCCAGGTAACCCCGGCAACTACTGCAACGATTATCATATTAGACCTTCGATTTGAAGCTATATGTATTGGTTGCCTTGGTGCAATATTTATAAGAAGCCGTTACAAATATTTGTTAGATAAATTATTTGGCCTGCCTTTACAGCTGTTATTTTTCGGGATATTGTTCGCGGTATTATTTTTCAACAAAACTTTACCCGCTGCAGGCATTCCTGTTATAAGTCCTCTTTTTAGTGTTTTAACTAACAGAATTTATAACGGTGTGCCAATGGGTATTGTATTCCTGTACGTTATTTTGTGTGTTTCACTCAATAAAAGAAGTATTATTAAAACCGGCGGTAAAACGTTTGAATTACTTGGAAATATTTCTTATGGTATGTACATGTATCATGTAATGACGTGCTTCGTGGTTATAGGGATTATGAAACGTTTTTTTTTAGACATTCCGGTTACAACCGCAACCATTATGTGTTATTTACTATGTGTGTTTTTCACTATGCTGGTGGCTTACCTTTCTTATGTCTTTTTCGAAAAAAGATTTTTGAATCTAAAAAAGAAATTTGAGAACGCATAA
- a CDS encoding M20/M25/M40 family metallo-hydrolase: MRKIFCFLSLSVLVSKFILAQSVGVESINKYVKQNTGHIINEFTSFLSIPNIAADTPGLQKNTAFIMSMMSKRGIQNIQLLNTTVQSAPPAVYGEVMVPGAKQTLIFYAHYDGQPVNPAQWAKELDPFQPGLFTGAIDKGGTNISFPADGMYNNDWRIYARAASDDKAGVDVILNAYDAIKISGSALSCNLKFFFEGEEEAGSIHLNEILEKYKALLESDLWIICDGPVHQSGKKQIVFGVRGDTHLDLTVYASKRPLHSGHYGNWAPNPAMMLAKLLASMKDENGRVMVKGFYDDVTPLTATEKNALAEVPSVDEQMKKELGISVTEMKGLSLTEAINQPSLNINGMQSGNVGKLASNQIPTYATAVIDLRLVLGNYWRRQQQKVIDHIKAQGYFVTDHEPTDEERKEYAKIIKVIPANDGYNAQRTAMDLPIIKKVIDAVKTTTRDQVVLQPTMGGSLPLFLFEKYLGAKTVTVPIANYDNNQHAENENIRLGNLFEGIETMASLMLIK, translated from the coding sequence ATGAGAAAAATTTTCTGCTTCCTTAGTTTAAGTGTTTTGGTAAGCAAATTCATCCTTGCTCAATCAGTGGGAGTTGAATCAATCAATAAATATGTAAAGCAAAATACCGGTCATATTATTAATGAATTTACAAGTTTTCTTTCGATACCAAATATTGCTGCAGACACGCCGGGCCTTCAAAAGAATACGGCATTTATTATGTCTATGATGAGCAAACGTGGTATTCAAAACATACAATTACTAAATACAACTGTTCAGAGCGCACCTCCTGCAGTATACGGAGAAGTGATGGTTCCCGGCGCCAAACAAACACTAATTTTTTATGCGCATTATGATGGCCAGCCTGTTAACCCGGCGCAATGGGCAAAAGAGCTTGATCCGTTTCAGCCTGGATTATTTACAGGTGCAATAGATAAAGGAGGAACAAATATTTCTTTTCCTGCCGATGGCATGTATAATAATGACTGGAGAATTTATGCACGTGCCGCTTCTGATGATAAGGCAGGTGTTGATGTTATCCTTAATGCATATGACGCCATTAAAATTAGCGGATCTGCGCTTAGCTGTAATCTAAAATTTTTCTTTGAGGGAGAGGAGGAAGCCGGTTCCATACATCTTAACGAAATATTGGAAAAATATAAAGCTTTACTTGAATCAGATTTATGGATCATTTGTGACGGGCCTGTTCATCAATCAGGAAAAAAGCAAATTGTATTTGGTGTTCGTGGTGATACACATCTTGATCTTACAGTATATGCATCAAAAAGGCCGCTGCATAGCGGTCATTACGGCAATTGGGCGCCTAACCCCGCTATGATGCTGGCAAAATTATTAGCTTCCATGAAAGATGAAAACGGCAGAGTTATGGTGAAAGGTTTTTATGATGATGTAACACCTTTAACTGCCACTGAAAAAAATGCACTGGCAGAAGTGCCATCAGTTGATGAGCAAATGAAAAAGGAACTGGGAATAAGTGTTACAGAGATGAAAGGCCTCTCACTAACAGAAGCTATAAACCAGCCCTCATTAAACATCAATGGTATGCAAAGCGGTAATGTTGGTAAACTTGCTTCGAACCAGATACCAACTTATGCCACAGCAGTTATTGATCTGCGGCTGGTATTGGGTAACTATTGGAGAAGGCAACAACAAAAAGTGATCGATCATATTAAAGCACAGGGATACTTTGTAACAGATCATGAACCTACTGATGAAGAAAGAAAAGAATATGCAAAGATTATAAAAGTGATACCTGCAAATGATGGTTATAATGCACAGCGAACCGCTATGGATCTGCCCATAATTAAAAAAGTAATTGATGCGGTTAAAACTACTACCAGGGATCAGGTAGTACTTCAGCCAACAATGGGTGGCAGTCTTCCGTTGTTTTTATTTGAAAAATACCTTGGGGCCAAAACTGTTACAGTTCCGATAGCTAATTACGATAATAACCAGCATGCCGAAAATGAGAATATCCGTTTGGGTAATTTATTTGAAGGAATAGAAACAATGGCATCACTAATGTTGATTAAATAA